DNA from Tsuneonella dongtanensis:
CCCGCGCCATGCCTGTTGCAGCGCACCATGGAAAGCGGTTTCACCGTTTGACTTCAATCGGGAAGCGGGCGACCACTCGCGCGGGATCGGAGGGGCCGGATGGATCGCAACCACGCGAAAGTGATCGTCGCATCGTCATTGGGGACGGTGTTCGAATGGTACGATTTCTACCTCTACGGGCTGCTCGCGACGGTGATCTCGGCGCAGTTCTTTTCCGGGGTGAACGAGACGACCGGCTTCATCCTCGCTCTCGGCGCCTTCGCCGCAGGGTTTGCGGTACGACCCTTCGGCGCGCTCGTGTTCGGGCGCGTCGGCGACCTCGTCGGGCGCAAGTATACCTTCCTCGTCACCATGGGTCTGATGGGCGCGGCAACCTTCGCGGTGGGCCTGCTGCCGAGCTACGCGAGCATCGGGGTAGCCGCCCCGATCCTGCTGGTCGCGCTGCGCCTCATCCAGGGCCTCGCGCTCGGCGGCGAATACGGCGGCGCCGCGACCTACGTGGCCGAGCACGCGCCCGATGGCAGGCGCGGGCTCTATACCAGCTTCATCCAGACCACCGCCACGCTCGGGCTCTTTGCCGCGCTGCTCGTGGTGATCGGCCTTCGGACCGCGATGGGCGAGGAGGCATTTGCCGACTGGGGCTGGCGCGTCCCGTTCCTGATTTCGGCAGTCTTGCTGATCGTATCGCTGTGGATCCGCCTCCAGCTTGCCGAAAGTCCGGTCTACCAGGCGATGAAAGATGAAGGCGAAACCTCGAAGGCGCCGCTGACGGAAGCGTTCGGTCGCTGGCGGAACCTCAAATGGGTGCTGGTGGCGCTGCTCGGCGCGGTCGCGGGTCAGGCGGTCGTCTGGTACACCGGGCAGTTCTATGCACTGTTCTACCTGGAAAAAATCCTGAAGGTCGACGGTGCGACCGCCAACGTCCTGATCGCGGTGGCGCTGGCGATCGGGAC
Protein-coding regions in this window:
- a CDS encoding MFS transporter; translated protein: MDRNHAKVIVASSLGTVFEWYDFYLYGLLATVISAQFFSGVNETTGFILALGAFAAGFAVRPFGALVFGRVGDLVGRKYTFLVTMGLMGAATFAVGLLPSYASIGVAAPILLVALRLIQGLALGGEYGGAATYVAEHAPDGRRGLYTSFIQTTATLGLFAALLVVIGLRTAMGEEAFADWGWRVPFLISAVLLIVSLWIRLQLAESPVYQAMKDEGETSKAPLTEAFGRWRNLKWVLVALLGAVAGQAVVWYTGQFYALFYLEKILKVDGATANVLIAVALAIGTPFFVFFGWLSDKVGRKPIILAGCALAVLLYFPLFGALTSAANPALAEAQARAPVVVEASPATCSVQFDPIGKTKFDRTGCDIAKSALAKAGVPYANEDADHGDAAIVRIGNATLRAAPGAAPDLAAALAEAGYPEKADPAAVDTPLVVAILTALVLLVTMVYGPIAALLVELFPARIRYTAMSLPYHIGNGWFGGFLPTIAFAMVATTGDIYAGLWYPIGIAALTLVVGLLFLPETFRRRVDHVEESPAPS